Proteins from a genomic interval of Sinorhizobium fredii USDA 257:
- a CDS encoding hemerythrin domain-containing protein, producing the protein MIARIKTFAPPTNRSLAPATADRLALLAGSHEDQLALCDRLEAIANGLPYGVDRSICAHAGKMLGPHLRNLHEREEAAVFAWTEEKLGDDPSVLSTLGLLKYEHCEDECFAEELAEVLGRLATADATVNPEAAGYMLRGFFTNLRRHVRFEQQCFRNLTADRSGC; encoded by the coding sequence ATGATCGCTAGGATCAAGACGTTTGCGCCCCCCACAAACCGGTCATTAGCTCCAGCCACCGCCGATCGGCTGGCCTTATTGGCAGGTTCTCACGAGGACCAACTGGCTCTCTGTGACCGTCTCGAGGCCATTGCAAACGGCCTTCCGTACGGAGTCGACCGTAGTATATGCGCTCACGCCGGAAAGATGCTTGGCCCGCACTTACGGAATCTTCACGAGAGAGAAGAAGCTGCTGTTTTCGCGTGGACAGAGGAGAAGCTGGGGGACGATCCATCAGTGTTAAGTACTTTGGGTCTGCTCAAGTATGAGCATTGCGAAGACGAATGCTTCGCCGAGGAATTGGCGGAAGTGTTGGGTCGGCTGGCGACGGCGGATGCTACTGTCAATCCGGAGGCAGCGGGCTATATGCTCCGTGGTTTCTTCACCAATTTGCGTCGGCATGTGCGCTTCGAGCAGCAGTGCTTTCGTAACCTAACTGCTGATCGCTCAGGCTGCTGA
- a CDS encoding M16 family metallopeptidase — MISFSRLRIGAKPSLVVACILLGLAACPALAGMAIEEVETSSGIKAWLVQDYSLPIVTTRFAFRGGRTQDPSGKEGIVNLITELLDEGAGNLDSDAFQERLDDAGAEMLFEAGPDAVYGYMRVLAARKDEAFQLLRLAIEQPRFDQQPVDRLRAQIVSSILARAKDPETAAQFAWMRAIYGDHPYSRREEGTVQTLAAVTTSDLKAVHERIFARGNLTIAVVGAIDPGTLKRDLDRIFGGLPAGPSLTPVVDAVPKLGRAIRVAYDLPQTQLSLAYPGIPRKDPQFFAANLMNQILGGGAFTSRLWNEVREKRGLAYGIYSTLENIDHASALVIGTGTRPDRAAETLSLIRAEVRRMSEEGVSEDELTAAKKKLIGGYAIENLNSSSAVAQTLVQIQLEDRGIDYVERRKQLIQAVTVEDVRAVAKRLLSADPTVMTVGPSLKGTNR; from the coding sequence ATGATATCGTTCAGCCGACTGCGCATCGGGGCCAAGCCCTCACTCGTCGTGGCATGCATATTGCTGGGCCTTGCCGCGTGTCCAGCGCTTGCGGGCATGGCCATAGAGGAGGTCGAGACATCGAGCGGGATAAAGGCGTGGCTGGTGCAGGACTATTCGCTACCGATCGTCACCACCCGCTTCGCATTTCGGGGCGGCAGGACGCAGGATCCATCTGGGAAGGAAGGCATTGTGAATCTGATCACAGAGCTGTTGGACGAAGGGGCCGGAAATCTTGACAGCGATGCCTTTCAGGAGCGGCTGGACGATGCTGGCGCCGAGATGCTCTTTGAGGCGGGGCCCGATGCAGTCTACGGCTATATGCGGGTGCTTGCGGCGCGAAAGGATGAGGCTTTCCAACTTCTCCGGCTGGCAATCGAGCAGCCGCGCTTCGACCAACAGCCGGTGGACCGCCTTCGTGCCCAAATCGTCTCCAGCATCCTGGCAAGAGCCAAGGATCCGGAGACGGCCGCACAGTTCGCATGGATGAGGGCGATCTATGGTGATCATCCGTATTCGCGTCGGGAGGAGGGCACCGTGCAAACACTTGCCGCTGTCACTACCTCCGATCTGAAGGCGGTTCATGAGCGGATTTTCGCGCGCGGCAACCTTACCATTGCCGTGGTGGGAGCGATCGATCCCGGCACACTCAAGCGTGATCTGGATCGAATATTCGGCGGATTGCCTGCTGGCCCCTCCCTAACGCCGGTCGTTGACGCAGTGCCTAAGCTGGGGCGCGCCATTCGCGTCGCGTATGACTTACCTCAGACCCAACTGAGCCTAGCTTACCCGGGAATCCCCCGAAAGGACCCGCAGTTCTTTGCAGCCAATCTCATGAACCAAATCCTTGGCGGAGGCGCGTTCACATCCAGGCTCTGGAATGAGGTGCGCGAGAAGCGGGGCCTCGCTTACGGCATTTACTCAACCTTGGAGAACATCGACCATGCTTCGGCGCTCGTCATCGGCACGGGAACCCGCCCGGATCGGGCCGCAGAGACGCTCTCCCTCATCCGAGCCGAGGTCAGGCGAATGTCAGAGGAGGGCGTCAGTGAGGACGAGCTCACTGCGGCAAAGAAAAAGCTCATCGGCGGTTATGCGATCGAAAATCTGAACTCATCTAGTGCGGTCGCCCAAACATTGGTCCAAATCCAACTCGAAGATCGCGGCATCGACTACGTCGAGCGTCGCAAACAACTGATCCAGGCCGTCACCGTGGAGGACGTACGGGCAGTCGCGAAACGGCTGCTCTCCGCCGACCCCACCGTAATGACTGTTGGACCGTCCCTCAAGGGAACGAACCGATGA
- a CDS encoding helix-turn-helix domain-containing protein — MLSTNSEQTRRKPNAVDAHVGQRIRQRREWQNMSQTTLGEAIGVTFQQVQKYEKGVNRVGAGRLQQISKALKVEPSYFFEDTLNKIRSEERSASNQINIPPEVVEFVVSKEGIELIRAFSRVGDYRLRRRIVMLVKSLGAHER; from the coding sequence GTGCTGAGTACTAACTCTGAACAAACAAGACGTAAGCCAAACGCTGTGGATGCCCATGTCGGTCAACGAATCCGCCAGAGGCGTGAGTGGCAGAACATGTCCCAAACGACTCTCGGCGAAGCTATCGGGGTGACGTTTCAACAGGTTCAAAAATACGAAAAGGGCGTGAACCGCGTCGGTGCGGGTCGGCTTCAGCAGATTTCGAAGGCTCTGAAAGTGGAGCCTTCCTACTTCTTTGAGGATACGCTTAATAAAATCCGGTCGGAGGAGCGGTCCGCTTCAAATCAGATTAACATCCCACCCGAAGTCGTTGAATTCGTTGTAAGCAAGGAAGGGATCGAGCTCATCAGGGCCTTTTCTCGCGTGGGCGACTATCGTCTGCGCCGCCGAATCGTGATGCTGGTCAAGTCTTTGGGCGCACACGAGCGGTGA
- a CDS encoding ISL3 family transposase, with translation MRNQHHGLFAATVDAPRGFVVDNTAVDDEVMLIAVRPASRTSLCPICGTRSERIHSRYQRRLADLPLVGKPVRLVIEARRFHCDAVLCGRRIFAERFDGDVLAPSARRTARLDHIVHHLGLALGGRPAAAFAKRLMLPVSNDTLLRVVRRRGSPRFVPPIVIGIDDWAWRRNQRYGTIICDLERRKTIALLPDREPSTAQAWLSDQPQISIVARDRGGGYATAAAKALPQATQVADRWHLMENASRAFVDAVRKSMRQIRTAIGAATINPELLTAAERIQYEGYLRREDTNAAILDLAKSGAAIKEIMRRTGYSRGLVRRVLRGQRSDVFRVRENSLELYLPWLDAQWSAGHRNGTELWRQLKSQGFRGCLRVVTEWATRRRKAEKVDDGALSRAPSARTIARLMTIGRDDLSKSETVTVAAIESGVPLLVEAREAIAAFQAMIRKKSLADLDPWLEKTRTGLVASFANGIVKDRAAVSAALTSPWSNGQTEGQITKLKLVKRQMYGRGKIDLLQARVIGAG, from the coding sequence ATAAGGAATCAGCACCATGGGTTATTCGCTGCGACCGTCGACGCTCCTCGCGGCTTTGTAGTCGACAATACAGCCGTTGATGACGAGGTTATGTTGATCGCGGTTCGGCCGGCGAGTAGAACAAGCCTTTGCCCGATCTGCGGAACAAGGTCGGAGCGAATCCACAGTCGATATCAACGACGCTTGGCTGACCTGCCCTTGGTGGGAAAGCCCGTTCGGCTTGTCATTGAAGCGCGACGGTTCCACTGCGACGCAGTGTTGTGCGGCCGGCGAATCTTCGCCGAGCGCTTCGACGGGGACGTTCTCGCGCCTTCAGCGCGGCGAACTGCGAGGCTCGACCACATCGTCCATCATCTCGGGCTTGCACTGGGTGGCAGGCCAGCGGCCGCCTTTGCCAAGCGGCTGATGTTGCCGGTAAGCAATGATACGCTGCTGCGCGTCGTGCGGCGGCGCGGCAGTCCGCGCTTTGTCCCGCCGATCGTGATCGGGATCGATGATTGGGCGTGGCGACGTAACCAACGCTATGGGACCATCATTTGCGATCTGGAACGGCGCAAAACCATTGCTCTCCTGCCAGATCGGGAGCCGTCGACGGCCCAGGCTTGGCTCTCGGACCAACCTCAGATCAGCATCGTCGCCCGCGACCGCGGCGGTGGTTACGCGACGGCTGCAGCCAAGGCATTGCCACAGGCGACCCAGGTCGCTGACCGCTGGCACTTGATGGAGAATGCCAGCCGGGCATTCGTCGATGCGGTGCGCAAATCCATGCGCCAGATCCGAACCGCGATCGGAGCCGCCACGATCAATCCCGAGCTGCTGACTGCCGCCGAGCGCATCCAGTACGAGGGATATCTTCGCCGCGAAGACACCAACGCCGCCATTCTCGACCTGGCCAAGTCGGGAGCCGCAATCAAGGAGATTATGCGCCGGACCGGATACAGTCGCGGCCTGGTCCGACGCGTGCTGCGTGGTCAACGTTCGGATGTCTTCCGCGTCCGCGAGAACTCGCTCGAACTCTATCTGCCATGGCTTGACGCTCAGTGGTCGGCCGGACACCGGAATGGAACGGAGCTATGGCGGCAACTCAAGAGCCAAGGGTTCCGTGGCTGCCTTCGAGTTGTCACCGAGTGGGCCACACGCCGTCGAAAAGCAGAAAAGGTCGATGACGGTGCCTTGAGCCGAGCGCCCTCGGCCAGGACCATTGCGCGTCTTATGACCATCGGTCGCGACGACCTCTCCAAATCTGAGACCGTGACGGTCGCGGCGATAGAGAGCGGTGTACCGTTGCTCGTCGAGGCGCGGGAAGCCATCGCCGCCTTCCAGGCGATGATCCGCAAGAAATCCCTCGCTGATCTCGATCCATGGTTGGAGAAAACCCGAACGGGTTTAGTAGCCTCCTTCGCCAACGGCATCGTCAAAGACCGTGCAGCCGTCAGCGCCGCGCTAACTTCGCCGTGGTCGAACGGCCAGACGGAGGGGCAAATCACCAAGCTCAAGCTCGTGAAGCGTCAGATGTATGGTCGCGGAAAGATTGACCTCCTCCAAGCCCGCGTCATTGGCGCGGGATAA
- a CDS encoding MFS transporter has protein sequence MRRLLTPWRGVAAGFLLNGILLGTWASRVPAVMGHFHVAKASFGVLLLLLGLGALISFPITGRLSDSLGAVRVARMIAIPFLVSIAALGLAPTIPLLAIALFLFGMCHGSMDVAVNSWASEVEKHMGRPVMSSFHAMWSVGAVLGAAGGYIATVFQTPVYVHFLVTAVTIGGLLGPFLLLDWQSTIRTHESGAVGLVLPNSGLFLVGLIALASGLGEGTALDWSAVYLHDVVGTEESDAALGYMGFSAAMVMMRLKADSLVTRWGSATVARISGFSAVFGILLIVLGETLPLVVAGFVLMGVGYAAVLPLAFSRAAADLVVPAGKAIASVAIFAYGAMTLGPFAIGLLAEATTMRLCFFIVGLFAALVAVLAPVLKQ, from the coding sequence ATGCGTAGGTTGCTTACTCCCTGGCGCGGTGTCGCTGCAGGCTTTCTGTTGAACGGGATCCTCCTCGGGACCTGGGCTTCTCGCGTTCCCGCCGTGATGGGTCACTTTCACGTTGCCAAAGCGAGCTTTGGGGTTTTGCTGTTGCTTTTAGGGTTGGGCGCATTAATTTCGTTCCCCATTACCGGAAGGCTGTCCGATAGCTTGGGTGCAGTGCGGGTCGCCCGAATGATCGCGATCCCGTTCCTGGTTTCGATTGCCGCTCTAGGGCTTGCGCCCACAATACCGCTGCTGGCGATCGCCCTATTTCTCTTTGGCATGTGTCATGGCTCGATGGACGTAGCGGTGAATAGTTGGGCGAGCGAAGTGGAGAAACACATGGGACGGCCAGTGATGTCGTCGTTTCACGCCATGTGGAGTGTGGGGGCCGTTCTCGGCGCAGCAGGCGGTTACATTGCTACAGTCTTTCAGACCCCAGTGTACGTCCATTTTCTTGTTACGGCCGTGACGATCGGCGGGTTGCTCGGACCCTTCCTTCTGCTCGATTGGCAATCAACCATCCGAACGCATGAAAGTGGTGCAGTGGGATTGGTGTTACCTAACAGTGGCCTTTTTCTTGTGGGGCTCATTGCTCTCGCCTCTGGACTAGGAGAGGGTACAGCTCTCGACTGGAGTGCTGTATATTTGCATGATGTAGTCGGGACCGAAGAATCGGACGCCGCCTTGGGGTACATGGGCTTTTCTGCGGCCATGGTGATGATGAGGCTTAAGGCGGATTCTCTGGTTACGCGATGGGGATCAGCCACTGTTGCACGCATAAGCGGTTTCTCGGCTGTCTTTGGCATTTTGTTGATCGTCCTCGGTGAAACCTTGCCGTTAGTCGTGGCGGGCTTCGTGCTGATGGGGGTCGGCTATGCGGCCGTCCTACCATTGGCTTTCAGTCGGGCAGCAGCCGATCTTGTAGTGCCGGCGGGGAAAGCCATCGCGTCCGTTGCAATCTTCGCATATGGCGCAATGACGTTGGGGCCCTTTGCAATTGGACTCCTCGCCGAGGCAACCACAATGCGTTTATGCTTTTTTATCGTCGGACTATTCGCAGCCTTGGTGGCAGTATTGGCTCCAGTGCTCAAGCAATAG
- the fdxB gene encoding ferredoxin III, nif-specific — MTSHFFTRDGSTWMPQYLTAIDAMTCIGCGRCFKVCSREVMHLHGIDESGEILGACDGEDDDFDGELSRTIMVVDHAGRCIGCGACARVCPKNCQTHVAADKIVA, encoded by the coding sequence ATGACAAGTCATTTCTTTACCCGCGACGGCTCCACATGGATGCCGCAATATCTGACGGCCATTGACGCCATGACGTGCATTGGTTGCGGCCGCTGCTTCAAGGTCTGCTCGCGCGAGGTCATGCATCTGCACGGCATCGACGAATCCGGTGAGATCCTCGGGGCCTGCGATGGCGAGGACGACGACTTCGATGGCGAGCTCAGCCGCACGATCATGGTTGTCGATCACGCCGGCCGCTGCATCGGCTGCGGAGCCTGCGCCCGCGTCTGCCCGAAGAACTGCCAGACCCATGTAGCGGCCGACAAAATTGTTGCTTGA
- a CDS encoding LLM class flavin-dependent oxidoreductase, with product MRKILPSKLAFGIFDHLDEDGNAMARQYADRLTLTEACDRLGFYAYHLAEHHFSPHGRSPSPNLFLSSVAQRTRQLRLGPLVMLLSLSHPLRAFEEICMLDHLSGGRAELGIGRGSLPIELGYFGIDPDAVAGRYFEASEILMEAMRGGNLSYRGDHFELNNVPLILRPHQRPHPPTWIATNRPESARWAATNGANVACVGPASLVRRITDAFRSEEGLSSGANCNASFLGLLRMIVVGQSAEHAYSLAAPAFERWLNNFKFLYDLHAIPVPPNLPLTFDAAIESELCVVGTAPVVRRALLDQVDEAGANYLLCQVAFGDLPLDASLYTAMTIQSELMDRVG from the coding sequence ATGAGAAAAATCCTTCCTTCAAAGCTAGCTTTCGGCATATTCGACCATTTGGACGAGGACGGTAACGCCATGGCACGGCAATACGCAGACCGCCTCACGCTAACGGAAGCATGTGATCGTCTCGGCTTTTACGCTTACCACCTAGCGGAGCACCATTTTTCGCCGCATGGGAGAAGCCCATCGCCGAATCTGTTCCTATCGAGCGTCGCGCAGCGCACCCGTCAACTTCGTCTTGGCCCGCTTGTCATGCTGCTTAGCCTTTCTCATCCGCTGCGTGCGTTTGAGGAGATCTGCATGCTTGACCATTTGAGCGGCGGTAGGGCCGAGTTGGGCATAGGGCGCGGCTCTCTTCCGATCGAGCTAGGTTACTTCGGGATCGATCCGGACGCGGTGGCTGGACGCTATTTCGAAGCCAGCGAAATCCTGATGGAGGCGATGAGGGGCGGCAATCTTTCCTACCGCGGCGACCACTTTGAACTAAACAATGTCCCCTTGATCCTGAGGCCTCATCAACGCCCGCACCCGCCGACTTGGATCGCCACCAACCGACCTGAGTCTGCACGCTGGGCCGCTACAAACGGCGCAAATGTCGCATGTGTGGGACCCGCCTCGCTTGTTCGCAGGATTACTGATGCCTTCCGTTCCGAGGAAGGACTCAGTTCTGGCGCGAACTGCAACGCGTCATTTCTCGGACTGCTCCGCATGATTGTCGTCGGGCAATCTGCAGAACATGCATACTCGCTTGCGGCTCCTGCCTTCGAACGATGGCTGAATAACTTCAAATTCCTGTACGACCTCCATGCAATTCCAGTTCCGCCAAATCTGCCTCTGACCTTCGATGCAGCAATCGAAAGTGAATTGTGCGTCGTAGGAACGGCGCCTGTCGTGCGACGGGCTCTGCTTGATCAAGTCGACGAAGCAGGTGCTAACTATCTCCTTTGTCAGGTCGCGTTTGGAGATTTGCCTTTGGATGCTTCGCTGTATACCGCAATGACCATTCAATCGGAACTAATGGATCGAGTTGGCTGA
- a CDS encoding M16 family metallopeptidase, protein MTSAMAADESPLREAEVANFMLGNGMEVVVIPDHRAPIVTQMIWYKVGNADEPPGKSGIAHFLEHLMFKGTKKHPSGEFSAKIAEIGGEENAFTGSDYTAYHQTVTPESLKTIMEFEADRMRHLVLTDAVIVPERDVILEERRWRVENSPEQLLEEEMQATLYQNHPYRIPTIGWMHEMEQLNREDALKFYDRYYAPNNAILVVAGDVDAGRVRRLADETFGTLPRGPDLPARVRPQEPEQNTKRIVALTDPRVTVPSFQKSWVTTSYGTAEQGEAEALDILSEILGGGTRSRIYQELVVKQAIASSGGAYFNGRSLDPSSFTVFGSPRGEAKIEEVEDAIDAEIRKIIEFGITDVELEKAKNRFVRSIIFARDSQSGMAGIYGAALATGDTAHDVEAWPLRIRAVKAAEVQAAARKYLSPDRSVAGYLLPRESATSGDKSR, encoded by the coding sequence ATGACCTCAGCAATGGCGGCCGACGAGAGCCCCCTTCGCGAAGCCGAGGTTGCAAATTTCATGCTGGGCAACGGCATGGAGGTAGTCGTCATACCTGATCACCGGGCGCCGATCGTCACGCAGATGATCTGGTATAAGGTCGGCAATGCCGACGAGCCACCCGGCAAATCCGGCATTGCTCATTTCCTGGAGCATCTGATGTTCAAGGGAACGAAGAAGCATCCGTCCGGAGAGTTTAGCGCAAAGATCGCGGAGATCGGCGGTGAGGAGAACGCCTTCACGGGTTCCGACTACACCGCCTACCATCAGACGGTCACGCCAGAGTCGCTCAAAACAATAATGGAATTCGAAGCTGACCGGATGCGCCATCTCGTTCTCACCGATGCGGTGATCGTACCCGAACGCGATGTCATTCTTGAGGAGCGACGCTGGCGCGTCGAGAACAGTCCGGAGCAGCTACTTGAGGAGGAGATGCAGGCGACCTTGTATCAGAACCACCCTTACCGCATCCCGACGATCGGCTGGATGCATGAAATGGAACAGCTTAATCGCGAAGACGCACTAAAGTTCTACGACCGCTACTATGCCCCCAACAATGCCATTCTGGTCGTGGCAGGCGACGTGGACGCCGGCAGGGTGCGGCGGCTAGCGGACGAGACCTTCGGGACCCTGCCTCGCGGTCCGGATCTGCCGGCGCGGGTGAGGCCGCAGGAGCCGGAGCAGAACACTAAACGTATCGTCGCGCTCACCGACCCGCGCGTCACGGTGCCGAGCTTCCAAAAATCCTGGGTAACGACGTCCTACGGAACAGCTGAGCAGGGCGAAGCGGAAGCCCTCGATATCCTGTCGGAGATTCTCGGCGGGGGAACGCGCAGCCGGATCTATCAGGAGCTGGTAGTCAAACAGGCAATAGCCTCATCTGGCGGGGCCTATTTCAACGGAAGGTCGCTCGATCCGTCGAGCTTCACGGTTTTTGGCTCGCCGCGCGGCGAGGCGAAGATTGAGGAGGTGGAGGATGCGATAGACGCTGAAATTCGGAAGATCATCGAGTTCGGCATTACGGATGTCGAGCTCGAGAAGGCCAAAAACCGCTTCGTGCGCTCGATAATCTTCGCGCGCGACAGCCAGTCGGGAATGGCCGGCATTTATGGGGCGGCGCTTGCGACAGGCGATACTGCACACGACGTAGAGGCGTGGCCACTTAGGATCCGCGCCGTAAAGGCGGCAGAGGTGCAAGCGGCTGCCAGGAAATACCTCAGTCCCGACCGGTCCGTAGCGGGGTATCTGCTGCCCCGCGAAAGCGCTACCTCAGGAGATAAAAGCCGATGA
- the hisC gene encoding histidinol-phosphate transaminase: MSDAKLQRVLSSLTEVYRQLNSLPSSQASDAGYVKLDTNENPFALPKAVMQSAVAALERQYLYPEDDNISLREAAAASYDLSADQVIAGNGSSELLSLIYKAFLGPGDSVAMLSPGFAYNRKLAQLQGARLLEIKWGESSLLPIHELLFGPAKQAKFILLANPNNPTGTFVPIADIESLVALSDQLVVLDEAYVDFAPDSALRLVSRYSNLLLLRTFSKSYAAAGIRVGFGFGHPEVIGRLRNIQNMFNMNVIGHAVGVSILAHRATYNENHRHIRHERERVRGALSRLGFSVTPSHANFLLARVPAGRDGVWWHACLKRKKILVAVLPDEGLEDCIRVSIGTKPQMDAFLAAVEDISGAQTISMMGRIAASGSALLHVGKDSGDRKESDDRKTGLPQR; the protein is encoded by the coding sequence ATGTCTGATGCAAAGCTGCAGCGCGTACTTTCGTCTCTTACGGAAGTGTACAGACAGCTAAATTCTCTGCCGTCCAGTCAGGCATCCGACGCCGGCTATGTCAAACTCGATACAAACGAGAATCCATTTGCGTTGCCAAAAGCGGTAATGCAGAGCGCAGTTGCTGCTCTCGAGCGGCAGTATTTATATCCAGAGGATGACAACATCAGTTTGCGGGAAGCCGCCGCTGCATCCTATGATCTTTCCGCGGATCAGGTGATCGCCGGTAACGGTTCGTCCGAACTTCTTTCGCTCATATATAAAGCATTCCTTGGTCCGGGTGACAGTGTCGCGATGCTGTCGCCCGGCTTTGCATACAACCGCAAGCTCGCCCAATTGCAAGGTGCTCGATTACTTGAAATAAAATGGGGCGAGTCTTCCTTGTTGCCGATACACGAATTGCTCTTCGGTCCTGCAAAGCAGGCAAAGTTCATCCTGCTGGCTAATCCGAACAACCCGACAGGAACATTTGTCCCGATTGCTGATATTGAAAGCCTCGTCGCACTATCTGACCAGTTGGTGGTACTCGATGAGGCCTACGTGGACTTCGCTCCCGACAGCGCTCTGCGCCTCGTTAGCCGCTATTCGAATCTTCTGCTCTTAAGAACGTTTTCGAAGAGCTATGCTGCGGCCGGCATTCGCGTCGGCTTCGGCTTCGGTCATCCTGAGGTGATAGGGAGGCTGCGCAATATCCAGAACATGTTCAATATGAATGTGATCGGCCATGCGGTTGGCGTCAGCATCCTGGCCCACCGCGCCACCTATAATGAGAACCACCGCCATATCAGGCATGAGAGAGAGCGGGTGAGGGGGGCGCTGTCGCGACTTGGGTTCTCTGTAACGCCCTCCCATGCAAACTTTTTGCTGGCGCGGGTGCCTGCAGGACGAGACGGCGTTTGGTGGCACGCCTGCTTGAAACGGAAAAAGATACTCGTGGCCGTTCTTCCCGATGAAGGTCTGGAAGATTGCATTCGCGTCAGCATCGGGACGAAACCACAAATGGATGCGTTTCTTGCGGCTGTCGAGGACATTTCGGGAGCTCAGACAATCTCGATGATGGGACGTATAGCCGCTTCAGGCTCGGCTCTTTTGCACGTAGGAAAAGACAGTGGCGACAGGAAAGAGAGCGACGACCGGAAGACTGGTCTCCCACAGCGCTAA
- a CDS encoding IS630 family transposase, producing MRTGRAFTVSPTDRQRLRALISDRNAPQKHVWRAEIILLSADGVGTVEIMRQTGKSKTCVWRWQERFATEGFEGLLRDKTRPSRIAPLGPEIGEQVVALSLADPPGETTHWTADMMAAEVGVSASAVRRIWKAHGLQPHRWRAFKLSNDPQFVAKLKDVVGLYVDPPAHAIVLSVDEKSQIQALDRTQPGLPLKKGRLGTMTHDYKRHGTTTLFAALNVLDGTVIGRNMQRHRHQEFIRFLNAINAQVPADKAIHVILDNYAAHKHPKVRAWLDRHQRFTFHFTPTSCSWLNAVEGFFAKLSKRRLKRGVFHSVVDLQAAINRFLTEHNQQPKPFTWTADPDKIIAAVKRGHQVLDSIH from the coding sequence ATGCGCACAGGAAGAGCCTTCACCGTTTCGCCGACCGATCGCCAACGCCTGAGAGCCCTCATCAGTGATCGCAATGCGCCGCAGAAGCACGTCTGGCGCGCCGAGATCATCCTGCTGAGTGCCGATGGCGTCGGCACCGTCGAGATCATGCGACAGACCGGCAAGTCGAAGACCTGCGTGTGGCGCTGGCAGGAGCGCTTCGCCACGGAAGGCTTCGAGGGTCTCTTGCGCGACAAGACGCGCCCCTCGCGCATTGCGCCGCTCGGGCCGGAGATCGGCGAGCAGGTGGTGGCGCTTTCGCTTGCCGACCCGCCGGGCGAGACGACGCACTGGACTGCCGACATGATGGCGGCCGAGGTGGGCGTCAGCGCCAGCGCGGTGCGCCGCATCTGGAAGGCGCACGGTCTCCAGCCCCACCGCTGGCGGGCCTTCAAGCTCTCCAACGACCCGCAGTTCGTCGCCAAGCTCAAAGACGTTGTCGGCCTCTACGTCGACCCGCCGGCCCATGCCATCGTGCTGTCGGTCGACGAGAAGAGCCAGATCCAGGCGCTCGACCGCACCCAGCCCGGCCTGCCCCTGAAGAAGGGCCGGCTCGGCACCATGACCCACGACTACAAGCGGCATGGCACGACCACGTTGTTTGCCGCCCTCAACGTGCTCGACGGCACCGTCATCGGCAGGAACATGCAGCGTCACAGGCATCAGGAGTTCATCCGTTTTCTCAACGCCATCAACGCCCAAGTGCCGGCCGACAAGGCGATCCACGTCATCCTCGACAACTATGCCGCCCACAAGCATCCCAAGGTGCGCGCCTGGCTCGACCGCCATCAGCGCTTTACCTTCCACTTCACGCCGACGTCCTGCTCGTGGCTCAACGCCGTCGAGGGCTTCTTCGCCAAACTGTCGAAGCGTCGCCTCAAGCGCGGCGTCTTTCATTCGGTCGTTGACCTCCAGGCCGCCATCAACCGCTTCCTTACAGAGCACAACCAACAACCCAAGCCCTTCACCTGGACCGCCGATCCCGACAAAATCATCGCTGCCGTCAAACGGGGGCACCAAGTGTTAGATTCCATCCACTAG
- a CDS encoding NifX-associated nitrogen fixation protein: MKKTSINTGTPDVKVDEAALVTPFVKCLARLVRAQDTYGSQDRASDAELLANFVITEEQRREIPIIGDPGPDVMLRFNIFYTAVALSIEARTGLVASPITMISHEGFGRVLLTTGRLVVFSKTVRDVHRFGFATLRKLAEAGAKLVDDATAAIETYPEVARA; this comes from the coding sequence ATGAAAAAAACGTCCATCAATACGGGCACGCCTGATGTCAAGGTGGACGAGGCGGCCCTTGTCACGCCGTTTGTCAAATGCCTCGCGCGGCTGGTCCGCGCGCAGGATACCTACGGATCGCAAGACCGCGCATCGGACGCGGAGTTGTTGGCCAACTTCGTCATCACTGAAGAGCAGCGTCGAGAAATCCCGATCATCGGCGATCCCGGTCCGGACGTCATGTTGCGGTTCAATATCTTTTATACCGCCGTCGCGCTTTCAATCGAAGCACGTACCGGTTTGGTAGCGTCGCCGATCACGATGATCAGCCATGAGGGCTTCGGACGAGTGCTTCTAACGACCGGACGGCTGGTCGTATTTTCGAAAACAGTGCGCGACGTCCACCGCTTCGGCTTCGCGACACTTCGCAAGCTCGCGGAAGCCGGTGCAAAGCTGGTGGATGATGCGACCGCCGCCATTGAAACCTATCCCGAAGTGGCTCGGGCCTGA
- a CDS encoding DUF2188 domain-containing protein — translation MSKKGQHVVPSADGWSVKKAGSARATSTHQTQAEAIAAATKIAQKTELYIHGRDGRIRERNSYGNDPIPPKG, via the coding sequence ATGTCGAAGAAGGGGCAGCACGTCGTTCCAAGCGCGGATGGTTGGAGCGTTAAGAAGGCGGGTTCTGCGCGAGCTACAAGCACTCACCAAACCCAGGCTGAAGCGATTGCCGCCGCCACTAAGATTGCGCAGAAGACTGAACTCTATATTCATGGTCGAGATGGGCGTATTCGCGAGCGCAACTCGTATGGCAACGATCCGATTCCGCCCAAAGGATGA